From Demequina capsici:
GGACCGGAACGAGGGACAGGCGCAATCCGCGATGCTGGCGGCGCTTCCTCTGCCGGAGGAGAACATCCACCGGATGGGAGCATCGTCGGAGCACGACACAGCCGAGGCTGCAGCGGAGGCCTACCGTGCCGCCATCACGGCTGCGGGCGATCCCGCCTGGGACGTCCTCATGCTGGGGCTCGGGCCCGATGGACACGTCGCCTCGCTCTTCCGCGGCCACCCCAGCTACACCGACGGGGGTCCCGCGGCATACGCCGTCCACAACTCCCCCAAGCCGCCCCCTACGCGAGTGACGCTGTCGCTCGACTCGATCCGCCGGGCCCGGCGCGTATGGGTCATCGCAGCCGGAGCGGAGAAGGCCGCCTCCGTGGCGTCATGCGTGCACGGTGACGAGACCTTCCCCGGCGCTGCGGCACGCGGCACCGACGAGACCCTCTGGATCATCGACGCAGCTGCGGCGACAGCAATCTGAGCGTCGGCTGACGACGAGAGAGGGGCCCCGCCGTCATGGCGGAGCCCCTCTCTCGTCGTCAGCTCATCACGAGCGCAGGCGGCTAGTCAGCCGCGACGACCTCCACGTCTCCACGCCGCTCGCGCAGGACCGCAAGCGCCTCCTCGAGGAGCGCCGCGCCCTCGGCGTCCGAACGGCGCTCCTTCACGTAGGCCAGGTGCGTCTTGTACGGTTCGTTGCGCATCGGCTCAGGCGGGTTCTCGGGGTCCAGGCCCGCGGGAAGACCGCAGCGAGGGCAGTCCCACTCGAGCGGGATCTCCGGATCCTCGAAGTCCTCGCCGAGCGCGAAGCTCGGGGAGTTCACATGACCGTTCGCACAGTAGTAGCTCACGGTCCGGCGCGGAGCGGACTCTCCACGCTCGTTCTCACCCATCGGACCCGCGCCGACGCGCGAGCCACGGATAGCGTTTCCACCAGCCATCGGTGCCGTACCCCCTCAGGATCAGTCGGTCACAGCGCGAAGCGCTGAATCAGGCCAAGGAGCACGATCACCATGAACCAGAGGATTCCGGCGCCCCACGTCATGCGCGAGAGGTTGCGCTCACCCACGGACGACGACTGGATGCCCGAGGCAAGCCCTCCGCCGAACATGTCGGTGATACCGCCGCCGCGGCCACGGTGCATGAGCACCAGGCCGATGATGACGATGCTGAAGATGACGAGCAGCACCCAAAGGATGCCTTCCAGAATCTGCACGGTACTCCCAGGTCGTCGT
This genomic window contains:
- the pgl gene encoding 6-phosphogluconolactonase → MPDRDAVARTTAARLLVTIQDVLAAQDVVNVVVTGGTVGIGTLAEVAASPLAGDVDWTSVHVWWGDERFVPAGDPDRNEGQAQSAMLAALPLPEENIHRMGASSEHDTAEAAAEAYRAAITAAGDPAWDVLMLGLGPDGHVASLFRGHPSYTDGGPAAYAVHNSPKPPPTRVTLSLDSIRRARRVWVIAAGAEKAASVASCVHGDETFPGAAARGTDETLWIIDAAAATAI
- a CDS encoding RNA polymerase-binding protein RbpA gives rise to the protein MAGGNAIRGSRVGAGPMGENERGESAPRRTVSYYCANGHVNSPSFALGEDFEDPEIPLEWDCPRCGLPAGLDPENPPEPMRNEPYKTHLAYVKERRSDAEGAALLEEALAVLRERRGDVEVVAAD
- the secG gene encoding preprotein translocase subunit SecG — translated: MQILEGILWVLLVIFSIVIIGLVLMHRGRGGGITDMFGGGLASGIQSSSVGERNLSRMTWGAGILWFMVIVLLGLIQRFAL